A window of the Planococcus citri chromosome 4, ihPlaCitr1.1, whole genome shotgun sequence genome harbors these coding sequences:
- the LOC135844208 gene encoding uncharacterized protein LOC135844208 isoform X7, with protein MVLKNVGEFEVFEKYIRVCSMAESYPESILNTAYHVDHGAPPNKRIKYNEAVKPELQQPLRVDTSERPVYNPPVEAISPTLPPQPPPPPPAPPPNTAQNANSPETSAATAAEANDKQDEAVINVDSYSCSNNPTELVDLLTKIEDEIRKTDQQIQQLKKKQKEMEENTDFANAATIKVEPECEEIILPKLIQVAKRIYDENWDKANISHQFFIKFGALEDLPVYNQAPDTEIYHENKKKYAELKPFLIDKIRKEKQAKEARDQNIALTYNKMSTEWKRKLEKIENSQKRKARDLKNREVFEKVFPELRKQREDKERFSRSGGRVRSEADLEEIMDGLQEQELEDKKMRSYAVIPPLMLDSKQRRYSFINNNGLITDLPKVAKENEYYNIWTESEKEIFKEKFLQHPKNFGVIASYLEKKTVCECVAYYYHSKKTEHYKRLLRKSRRTRARNLQGKASGANASGLANPGDILYNNTPGVTTRLQREQIQQQQRLEQPQNLSVAATSTTSTNSTTSMAGSSTSATAASTAAASTSTTTATTAVSTTSTTVTESTPMDTSSTSTNIIGGAAPAESSVEISTTTYLNGAEASTAAVAATTTSSADNCSVTGGNAAGSAKTAGSESVSSDVTDLTAATSAKVVPDTVLDGRSAISPVSPAGNTVNNDAVKSETKPDIKKKERRKDDKKKNDTNTQVGDTSEEDTLPSESNDKGTTHPCLVCKTDAVSSRALPRSHAQQYGLREDEVTPGARVCNLCRCKAVRSRYMHCPLPTCPNTKGNRVKRLRTLPCKWADLPVHIKQPVIAEFQIPSTATKCCSACFNRIQRRLVQMGVVASQGDDTSTSPTSSSQLTKWTDEETESLKRAIAEHGTKWSEVSQMVGSSKTQYQCKTFYFNYRRKLGLDAAMQEYNKKHFGEERKPTLSTDEEESGSTTSSCDELDRSVPDDSDTASAPSPAMNNDTSGGIGSAVITKTPMMNDMQMDTSSINTSATAISNLPGSTSPLKCTPPVISHLISKEDYDSSATETADEGVGVGADNENTSSFADHVGKSSLNSVGGDREKVAMVDVIGGLIEFQLNKPSQVPGLSQAPNSISSIVDQNLFECDQRQQKARENSLATLSLVSSVHHPGHSESMKDSVVYLQMPGSKESPRDHETGTLDLSMKKPRSPEFVNNHMVHNTQSVHPSAVSKNSNSHPHTPLIPVPPHQPHVYKHPAPHEPANSSYYHHQQQLVEVGRVTKTGEPLYWKVPPLVMPHNSLITVKQPPTHPKLLNKVSSPQQLNQNIKLSPKQSPNGVSSSAGLNISLNQQSKLGGSIMHGTPVSSANLYPSNVRDGRYDAPLLRQITPPSHQGSPLIKETGSITQDLRFLAGTPVHQRGSSHSNSSAEYYPQSNSKRSSSIPTNAFYPNRPHSYNDEQRQHIIMADFLTSQQLSSMKESVQPRDNKPYYYPARQGVIQRHNTNPPGTPISKSVSPHPYPPGHEALGSLVDVAIQQPSLPVPLSHSASGSNVVGQHKGDKQRLIIQEGLGDRFSRDAIPKERYLSREEVRESEQRYSRQMPPQLHHQGPLPPPPSHHDQPPPQMSREHQLTAHQLRENHLQREREQRQQELRDQQLHQHYREQQKLREQEQQRMIRDQQGKHREMLSQMPPSIRDQHMPPHLQQQQQQQQQHQSQQQREMESNQYQRSGSANSRLGPESQLPPHTRIQQIPPSIYQPHRVHSNPPEQSIDSRMTSTINYHREPTPVTVKVESGRESARPRQGDSSTVTAASLIDAIITHQINQPSDTAVSATASQANASPHVPSTRPGDKLFQVFPEPDGKLSPLKCGPTMQSRASPDVKSQPPQLQPQQPTPQSIAHQQQQQQQQQQQQHSLPVSSAGSVHGDSSGSRDGGLPPRSIGPPILPPSSSSQSHVYVEPQAWKLRRALQQKELEQQQSSDRNIVRIAGAQRPLSPREKLGGLQSNPLDYVRNKIVEEMHRTSDDEGGAKSSGGGSNHGSSMSRSDDNNSGSGGGGGGGSNEQPNQPSYLPASNYAYPYSALNINSQVPVSAHTTPPAAPPKPVDVPEPTPILSSQYEPLSDED; from the exons gACAAAGCCAACATTTCGCATCAATTCTTCATCAAATTCGGCGCTTTAGAAGATTTA CCTGTTTATAACCAAGCTCCAGATACCGAAATATAtcatgaaaataagaaaaa ATATGCTGAACTGAAACCTTTCTTGATCGATAAAATTAGAAAAGAGAAACAGGCTAAAGAAGCTAGAGATCAAAATATCGCGTTGACCTACAACAAAATGAGCACCGAATGGAAACGTAAATTAGAaaag atCGAAAATTCGCAAAAACGTAAAGCTAGAGATTTAAAGAACAGagaagttttcgaaaaagtatTCCCAGAATTACGTAAACAACGCGAAGATAAAGAAAGGTTTAGCAGATCAGGTGGCCGAGTCAGAAGCGAGGCTGATTTAGAAGAAATTATGGACGGATTACAAGAACAAGAG ctGGAAGACAAGAAAATGAGATCGTACGCTGTGATTCCGCCTTTGATGTTAGATTCGAAACAGCGAAGGTATTCGTTTATCAATAACAACGGTTTGATTACGGATTTACCTAAAGTTGCCAAAGAAAACGAGTATTACAACATTTGGACGGAATCGGAGAAGGAAATCTTCAAAGAGAAATTTCTCCAGCATCCGAAAAATTTCGGCGTCATAGCTTCGTACCTGGAGAAGAAAACAGTCTGCGAATGTGTAGCCTACTATTACCATAGCAAGAAAACCGAACATTATAAACGTTTGTTAA GAAAATCGCGACGAACGAGAGCTCGAAATCTGCAGGGTAAGGCTAGCGGCGCGAATGCTAGCGGTCTGGCCAATCCGGGTGATATATTGTACAACAATACGCCCGGCGTTACGACGCGTTTGCAACGCGAGCAAATCCAACAACAACAAAGACTGGAACAGCCGCAGAATTTGTCTGTAGCCGCGACGAGCACGACTAGCACTAATAGCACGACTAGTATGGCTGGTAGTAGCACGTCAGCGACGGCCGCAAGTACTGCTGCTGCGAGTACGTCGACGACGACCGCAACGACAGCCGTTTCGACCACATCTACGACAGTTACCGAAAGTACGCCTATGGATACGAGCTCCACCAGTACGAATATCATCGGAGGCGCCGCACCGGCTGAAAGTAGCGTAGAAATTTCAACGACTACGTACCTGAATGGTGCCGAAGCGAGCACAGCAGCGGTTGCGGCCACTACGACCTCCAGCGCGGATAATTGTTCGGTTACCGGTGGCAATGCCGCCGGTAGCGCGAAGACGGCCGGTTCGGAAAGCGTCAGTAGTGATGTGACCGATTTGACTGCTGCTACGAGTGCTAAAGTCGTACCTGATACAGTATTAGATGGCCGGTCCGCCATTAGTCCGGTGTCGCCGGCTGGTAATACTGTAAATAACGATGCTGTGAAAAG tgAAACTAAACCAGATattaagaaaaaagaaaggagaAAAGATGATAAGAAGAAAAACGATACCAATACTCAAGTCGGTGATACGTCCGAGGAGGATACCCTTCCATCTGAAA GTAACGATAAAGGAACGACGCATCCGTGTTTGGTTTGTAAGACGGATGCGGTCTCATCCAGAGCACTGCCACGATCTCACGCTCAACAGTATGGATTACGCGAAGATGAAGTTACACCAGGTGCTCGAGTGTGTAATTTATGCCGTTGCAAAGCGGTACGCTCTAGATATATGCATTGTCCTTTGCCAACGTGTCCGAATACCAAAGGCAATCGCGTGAAACGTTTGAGAACGTTGCCTTGCAAATGGGCCGACTTACCCGTACATATTAAACAACCTGTGATCGCCGAATTTC AAATTCCAAGCACAGCGACGAAATGCTGTTCGGCTTGTTTCAATCGCATTCAAAGGCGACTAGTCCAAATGGGAGTAGTTGCCAGCCAAGGAGACGATACCAGCACTAGTCCGACGTCCAGTTCGCAGCTAACGAAGTGGACGGACGAAGAAACTGAATCGTTGAAACGAGCTATCGCCGAACACGGTACCAAATGGTCGGAGGTTTCGCAAATGGTCGGATCATCGAAGACGCAATACCAATGCAAAACGTTCTATTTCAATTATCGTAGAAAATTAGGCTTGGATGCTGCGATGCAAGAGTATAATAAG AAACACTTTGGCGAAGAACGTAAACCAACTTTATCAACTGACGAAGAAGAATCCGGCTCGACGACGTCGAGTTGTGACGAACTCGATAGATCAGTACCGGACGATAGTGATACGGCCAGTGCTCCATCTCCGGCCATGAATAACGATACATCTG GTGGTATAGGTTCGGCGGTTATAACGAAAACACCAATGATGAACGATATGCAAATGGACACGTCCTCCATAAATACATCAGCTACCGCAATTTCCAATCTACCCGGTAGTACTAGTCCCCTTAAGTGTACACCTCCGGTTATATCGCATTTAATTAGCAAAGAAGATTACGACAGTTCGGCTACA GAAACTGCTGACGAAGGCGTTGGTGTTGGCGCGGATAACGAGAACACTTCGTCGTTTGCTGATCATGTTGGCAAATCGAGCCTGAACAGTGTGGGAGGCGATCGTGAAAAAGTTGCTATGGTCGATGTGATAGGCGGTTTAATCGAATTCCAGCTAAATAAACCTAGTCAAGTTCCCGGTCTGAGTCAG GCACCTAATAGCATATCGTCGATCGTTGATCAGAATTTATTCGAGTGCGATCAGCGACAACAAAAAGCCAGAGAGAATTCGTTAGCTACGTTATCATTGGTGAGCTCAGTTCATCATCCTGGTCATAGTGAATCGATGAAAGACAGTGTTGTGTACTTACAG ATGCCTGGTTCGAAGGAATCGCCCAGAGATCACGAAACTGGCACGTTGGATTTAAGCATGAAGAAACCACGTAGTCCGGAATTCGTCAACAATCACATGGTACACAATACGCAGTCGGTTCATCCTTCGGCAGTTAGTAAAAATAGCAATTCACATCCCCATACTCCCCTAATCCCTGTACCTCCTCATCAACCACACGTCTACAAACATCCCGCACCGCACGAGCCGGCCAACAGTAGTTATTATCATCATCAACAA CaattggtagaagttggtagagtGACGAAAACCGGCGAACCTTTGTATTGGAAAGTACCTCCTTTGGTAATGCCACATAATTCGTTGATTACCGTTAAACAACCGCCGACGCATCCTAAACTTCTCAACAAG GTTTCGTCGCCTCAGCAGTTGAATCAAAATATCAAGCTGTCACCGAAACAGTCGCCGAATGGTGTATCGTCCAGTGCCGGTTTGAATATATCGCTGAATCAACAATCGAAGCTCGGTGGCTCGATAATGCACGGTACGCCGGTTTCTAGCGCTAATCTGTATCCGTCTAATGTTCGAGATGGTCGATACGATGCCCCGTTGCTTCGTCAAATTACACCGCCGTCGCATCAGGGTAGTCCGTTGATCAAGGAGACCGGATCTATAACGCAAG ATCTTCGTTTTCTTGCAGGAACACCCGTTCATCAAAGAGGCTCGTCGCATTCTAATTCCTCCGCCGAATACTATCCGCAGTCGAACAGTAAACGAAGTAGCTCGATACCCACCAACGCATTCTATCCGAATAGACCTCATTCGTATAACGACGAGCAACGCCAACACATCATAATGGCTGATTTCTTAACATCTCAACAGCTGAGTAGCATGAAGGAAAGCGTACAGCCGCGCGACAACAAACCGTATTATTATCCAGCTAGGCAAG GTGTAATCCAGCGTCATAACACGAATCCTCCAGGTACGCCGATCAGCAAATCTGTCTCACCGCATCCGTACCCGCCTGGACACGAAGCCCTCGGCTCGCTGGTGGACGTAGCCATCCAGCAGCCCAGTCTACCGGTACCGTTATCGCATTCGGCATCCGGATCGAACGTAGTCGGTCAACATAAAGGTGACAAACAACGTTTAATCATTCAAGAAGGACTGGGCGACCGATTCAGTCGAGACGCGATACCGAAAGAGCGATACTTGAGTCGCGAAGAAGTCCGCGAATCGGAACAACGGTATTCGCGTCAAATGCCGCCCCAACTACACCACCAGGGCCCGTTGCCACCGCCGCCGTCGCATCACGATCAACCTCCGCCGCAGATGTCGCGCGAACATCAATTGACGGCGCATCAGCTGCGCGAGAACCATCTGCAGCGTGAACGCGAACAACGTCAGCAAGAGTTACGCGACCAGCAACTGCATCAACATTACCGCGAACAGCAGAAGCTACGCGAGCAAGAGCAGCAGCGCATGATACGCGATCAGCAAGGCAAACATCGCGAAATGTTGTCGCAAATGCCGCCTTCGATTCGCGACCAACATATGCCGCCTCATctgcagcagcagcaacaacagcagcagcagcatcaGTCGCAACAGCAACGCGAGATGGAAAGTAATCAGTATCAGCGGAGCGGTTCGGCCAACAGTCGATTAGGACCGGAATCGCAGCTGCCGCCCCATACGCGAATACAGCAAATACCGCCGTCGATTTACCAGCCTCATCGAGTGCATTCCAATCCGCCGGAGCAGTCTATCGATAGTAGGATGACCAGCACGATTAATTACCATCGCGAGCCTACTCCGGTTACGGTGAAAGTCGAATCAGG gcGTGAAAGTGCTCGACCACGACAAGGAGATTCTTCTACTGTGACTGCTGCTAGTTTAATCGACGCCATTATCACTCATCAGATTAACCAACCCAGCGATACGGCTGTCTCTGCAACTGCATCGCAAGCTAATGCATCTCCTCACGTACCATCTACTCGGCCGGGAGATAAATTATTCCAG GTATTCCCCGAACCGGACGGAAAACTATCACCATTGAAATGCGGTCCAACGATGCAATCTCGCGCCAGTCCAGATGTAAAATCGCAACCTCCTCAGTTACAACCTCAGCAGCCTACGCCGCAATCTATAGCCCatcaacagcaacaacaacaacaacagcaacagcaacaacatTCCCTACCAGTCAGCTCGGCCGGTAGTGTACACGGCGATTCGAGTGGCTCGCGAGACGGTGGTCTGCCTCCTCGAAGTATCGGCCCTCCGATTCTGCCTCCTTCGTCGTCTTCGCAGTCGCACGTTTATGTCGAACCTCAAGCGTGGAAATTACGCCGAGCTCTGCAGCAGAAAGAACTGGAACAGCAGCAGTCGTCGGATCGTAACATCGTTCGCATTGCCGGCGCTCAAAGGCCGCTTTCGCCGCGCGAGAAACTCGGCGGATTGCAGAGTAATCCGTTGGATTACGTTAGGAACAAGATAGTCGAAGAAATGCATCGTACTTCCGATGACGAAGGAGGCGCCAAGTCATCAGGCGGTGGCAGTAATCACGGTTCGTCGATGAGTCGTTCGGACGATAATAACTCTGGATCGGGAGGTGGTGGTGGCGGTGGAAGCAACGAGCAGCCGAATCAGCCTTCTTATTTGCCAGCTTCCAATTACGCGTATCCTTACTCGGCGTTGAATATTAATTCGCAAGTTCCGGTTTCGGCTCATACGACACCTCCGGCAGCGCCACCTAAGCCGGTCGATGTACCGGAACCGACGCCTATATTGTCGTCGCAATACGAACCGTTATCCGATGAAGATTAA
- the LOC135844209 gene encoding telomere zinc finger-associated protein: protein MLNSMYYHWTKRHHESTENATNLQPDIALIVGNVHNAVKFFAHKFILSNHSGYFKTLLATYKGYEVHISNINAQTFAYLLTFMYTGHLDLNALNVYELFLASNLLHITEALALCRQFIAESQQQQLSSSSKSIVKPIPRKKIFVPNTSPPFDGIQTLKYQPLRTSNDLSPSIFKPVGNLIKSDFAEDDTNRNRTTVVDENVTKSPSINEDVENPPPNHSKKSNTPPNVILDIACCDGPIKFRKVINKYYDPNKAITNGCSSKDQTNTTQINVACQGCKHVFKNYHKFKKNNTAGSSNGGANAITTSQSTKPTNSAELKSKKKTETSNLQCYTCKTCGSKFPSYYFVHKHRKLHHSETRDNSD, encoded by the coding sequence ATGCTCAACTCGATGTACTACCATTGGACAAAACGTCACCACGAATCGACCGAAAACGCCACCAATCTGCAACCGGATATCGCTCTAATCGTAGGAAACGTTCACAACGCGGTGAAATTTTTCGCTCATAAATTCATCCTGTCCAATCACAGCGGCTACTTCAAAACGCTCCTAGCCACGTACAAAGGCTACGAAGTACACATATCCAACATTAACGCTCAAACGTTCGCTTATCTGCTCACCTTTATGTACACCGGTCATCTAGACCTGAACGCTCTCAATGTTTACGAACTTTTTCTCGCCAGCAATCTGCTACATATCACCGAAGCTCTCGCTCTGTGTCGACAATTCATCGCCGAAtcgcaacaacaacaactatcATCATCCAGTAAATCCATCGTCAAACCAATACCTCGTAAAAAGATCTTTGTTCCGAACACCAGTCCGCCTTTCGACGGAATCCAAACGTTGAAATATCAACCTTTACGTACGTCCAACGATCTCTCGCCGTCCATCTTTAAACCGGTAGGAAATCTAATAAAATCCGACTTCGCCGAAGATGATACGAATCGTAATCGAACAACCGTAGTCGACGAAAACGTAACGAAATCGCCTTCGATCAACGAGGACGTCGAAAATCCGCCGCcgaatcattcgaaaaaatccAACACTCCGCCTAACGTAATTTTGGACATTGCCTGTTGCGACGGACCGATTAAATTTCGTAAAGTTATCAACAAATACTACGATCCTAATAAAGCAATCACCAACGGTTGTTCTTCCAAAGATCAAACTAATACGACGCAAATCAACGTCGCCTGTCAAGGATGCAAACAcgtgtttaaaaattatcacaaatttaaaaaaaacaacaccgcTGGGAGCAGCAACGGAGGTGCAAATGCAATTACAACGTCACAGAGTACCAAACCAACGAATTCGGCAGAGTTGAAGAGTAAGAAGAAAACCGAAACTAGTAATTTGCAATGTTACACCTGTAAAACTTGCGGATCGAAGTTCCCTAGTTATTATTTCGTTCATAAACATCGAAAGCTGCATCATTCGGAGACACGAGATAACTCTGATTAG
- the LOC135845560 gene encoding nuclear speckle splicing regulatory protein 1, which yields MDKKKYGLFIPKKNVLGTSTEFVKKPSVFDEDSDSDKESNVDWVKKSLKKEPYGNSSLTRQAKSDIQKVLADDPTAYQYDEVYDELQKNINENLAAKKSDRKPKYIQSLMQTAERRKRENERRLARQIQKEREAEGDEFADKEVFVTSAYKKKLEEMKKMDEEDKHTEMLEDIGDVMKQRDMVGFYRHLYRATVTNEDLREPDSPTQIKPKEEPREEPTDSSKSSKPRQYRKRKSSESSDGETKKSSKSKSKTSQADNPDADSDLSSSDDEKDDTEPSKDSPQNEASKDTAQNEPPSVSDQTTDDAKDKGVTEDEKKPEETDENKENVEEPKPEPKPKVSVWIKRTVGEVFDEALERYYQRKAERLAARGS from the exons ATGGACAAGAAAAA ATACGGTTTATTCATTCCAAAAAAGAACGTCCTCGGAACAAGCACCGAATTCGTTAAAAAACCTTCCGTATTCGACGAAGACAGCGATTCCGATAAAGAATCAAATGTTGACtgggtcaaaaaatcactgaag AAAGAACCGTACGGTAACAGTTCGTTAACTCGTCAAGCTAAATCAGATATACAGAAAGTTCTCGCCGATGATCCCACCGCTTATCAATACGATGAAGTATACGACGAGttgcaaaaaaacatcaacgAAAATCTAGCTGCTAAAAAATCCGATCGCAAA CCGAAATATATTCAATCTTTGATGCAAACAGCCGAGCGTCGTAaacgtgaaaatgaacgtcgtTTAGCCAGACAAATACAAAAAGAACGAGAAGCCGAAGGCGATGAGTTTGCCGATAAAGAAGTATTTGTTACCTCGGCttataagaaaaaattagaagaaatgaagaaaatggaCGAAGAAGATAAACATACCGAAATGCTAGAAG ataTCGGTGACGTTATGAAACAACGTGATATGGTCGGATTCTATCGTCACCTGTATAGAGCAACTGTGACCAACGAAGACCTTCGAGAGCCCGATTCACCAACTCAAATTAAACCAAAAGAAGAACCCAGAGAAGAGCCAACAGACTCGTCCAAATCTTCTAAACCAAGACAATACCGTAAACGTAAATCATCCGAATCATCTGACGGtgaaaccaaaaaatcatccaaatccAAAAGTAAAACTAGCCAAGCTGATAACCCAGACGCCGATTCTGATTTATCATCATCAGACGATGAAAAGGACGATACCGAACCTTCAAAAGATTCTCCGCAAAATGAAGCATCAAAAGATACTGCTCAAAATGAACCTCCGAGTGTATCGGATCAAACAACCGATGATGCTAAAGATAAAGGCGTCACCGAAGACGAAAAGAAACCAGAGGAAACCGACGAGAATAAAGAGAATGTCGAAGAACCTAAACCCGAACCCAAACCTAAAGTATCAGTATGGATAAAACGTACTGTCGGTGAAGTTTTTGATGAAGCTTTAGAAAGGTATTATCAGCGTAAAGCTGAAAGATTAGCTGCCAGAGGAAGCTAG
- the LOC135845566 gene encoding endocuticle structural glycoprotein SgAbd-5-like — protein MKFIILSAAAFYLAYAVPLSDQNVELSSTPTYYTENYVAKDHAKAEIRDSSGQYGLSYQTIDGVQVQERGYLKPGENGTYYFVREGSYEYPETNGTKRTVKFLADETGFNVLN, from the exons atgaaattc ATTATACTGTCCGCTGCAGCATTTTATTTAGCGTACGCTGTGCCATTATCTGATCAAAATGTTGAGCTTTCATCGACACCTACATACTACACGGAAAATTATGTTGCCAAAGATCATGCAAAAGCTGAAATCAGAGATAGCAGTGGTCAATACGGTTTAAg ttATCAAACTATTGATGGAGTTCAGGTACAAGAAAGGGGATACCTTAAACCTGGAGAAAATGGAACTTACTATTTCGTCAGAGAAGGTTCCTACGAATACCCAGAAACGAACGGAACGAAAAGAACTGTTAAATTTTTAGCTGACGAAACTGGATTCAATGTTTTAAATTGA
- the LOC135845562 gene encoding protein FAM8A1-like — protein sequence MNNQFSENDNHMADTSDNTEFSSVEYFKSLEKWVQDVTFWQYFNSVTFHSFLINQTATARLSGATPGAPPGPRRAPRRPVISRPERIRGIECRVPSLWKRLVAEFIDFMCLFFVKLLATFILVDFLDIIDWNRYDFDSLIQRTWRLDYSAAVELTSELMIVEFAHRITVCIFESFWLYRGLRGVIGGATPGKKLMHLRVVYCERITTIRTEPDFVVLIEPGTDLGILRASVRSFIKNFILALFLPFTFVCLYFQYNRATHDVIAQSIVIEEPVRYQTE from the exons ATGAATAATCAGTTTTCGGAAAATGACAATCATATGGCGGATACCTCTGATAACACCGAATTCTCTTCGGTCGAATATTTCAAATCGTTGGAGAAATGGGTGCAAGATGTCACATTCTGGCAATACTTCAACTCTGTAACCTTTCATTCATTCTTGATAAATCAAACCGCTACAGCGAGGCTATCCGGAGCTACTCCTGGAGCTCCTCCTGGGCCACGAAGAGCACCTCGACGTCCTGTAATATCGCGTCCGGAAAGAATTAGAG GTATCGAGTGTCGTGTACCTTCGTTATGGAAAAGACTCGTAGCcgaatttatcgattttatgTGCCTGTTTTTTGTGAAGTTACTTGCCACGTTTATATTAGTGGATTTCTTGGATATTAT tgactGGAATAGATACGATTTTGATTCGTTGATACAAAGAACATGGCGTCTCGATTACAGTGCCGCTGTGGAATTAACATCGGAATTAATGATCGTAGAATTCGCTCATAGGATTACCGTTTGTATATTCGAG AGTTTTTGGCTATATCGTGGATTACGAGGTGTTATCGGCGGAGCAACGCCGGGCAAGAAGCTGATGCACTTACGAGTAGTGTACTGCGAACGAATTACTACCATTAGAACTGAGCCAGATTTTGTCGTATTAATCGAACCGGGTACTGATCTCGGAATATTACGAGCTTCGGTGCGATCGTTTATTAAGAACTTCATTTTAGCATTATTTTTACCTTTTACTTTCGTATGTTTATACTTTCAATACAATCGAGCTACTCATGATGTGATAGCTCAATCGATAGTTATCGAAGAACCAGTCAGATATCAAACTGAGTGA
- the LOC135845563 gene encoding 5'-deoxynucleotidase HDDC2 isoform X1, with product MKLATNIKTRELISKWPLLSSKTDNVKKAITMERSNSDDSSSTSSLPQRNLEFLELIGRLKHLKRTGWVLRKVQDPEAVAGHMYRMAVMSFLIESDSNIDRKKCMELAIVHDMAECIVGDITPICGISPAEKRRQEEAAMGQLVKLIGNNSEYVNNLFQEYEQQETTEAKLVKEFDRLDMIIQAFEYEKLEGKQSAGRLEEFFVSTEGKFSTPFVKAIVEELKKQRAALS from the exons atgaaattggccACAAATATCAAAACACGTGAACTGATCTCAAA GTGGCCGTTACTGTCTTCCAAAACTGATAACGTTAAAAAAGCAATTACGATGGAACGAAGTAATAGCGATGATTCAAGTTCTACTAGTAGTCTACCTCAGCGAAATTTAGAATTCTTGGAGCTCATCGGACGACTCAAA CACCTGAAAAGGACAGGATGGGTTTTAAGAAAAGTGCAAGATCCGGAAGCAGTGGCTGGCCACATGTATAGAATGGCTGTGATGTCGTTTCTAATAGAATCAGATTCGAATATCGATCGAAAAAA ATGTATGGAACTAGCCATCGTTCACGATATGGCGGAATGTATTGTTGGCGATATCACTCCGATTTGTGGAATTTCTCCGGCGGAAAAACGTCGACAAGAAGAAGCTGCCATGGGTCAATTAGTTAAACTAATTGGAAACAATAGCGAATACGTTAATAATCTATTCCAG GAATACGAACAGCAGGAAACAACAGAAGCGAAATTGGTGAAAGAATTCGATAGATTAGATATGATAATCCAAGCCTTCGAATACGAAAAGTTGGAAGGAAAACAGAGTGCTGGCAGGTTAGAAGAATTTTTCGTCTCAACCGAAGGAAAGTTTTCTACTCCGTTCGTCAAAGCAATCGTCGAAGAATTGAAAAAGCAAAGAGCTGCGTTGAGTTGA
- the LOC135845563 gene encoding 5'-deoxynucleotidase HDDC2 isoform X2, giving the protein MLSIISKFLRHRWPLLSSKTDNVKKAITMERSNSDDSSSTSSLPQRNLEFLELIGRLKHLKRTGWVLRKVQDPEAVAGHMYRMAVMSFLIESDSNIDRKKCMELAIVHDMAECIVGDITPICGISPAEKRRQEEAAMGQLVKLIGNNSEYVNNLFQEYEQQETTEAKLVKEFDRLDMIIQAFEYEKLEGKQSAGRLEEFFVSTEGKFSTPFVKAIVEELKKQRAALS; this is encoded by the exons ATGCTGAGTATCATTTCTAAATTTCTTCGACACAGGTGGCCGTTACTGTCTTCCAAAACTGATAACGTTAAAAAAGCAATTACGATGGAACGAAGTAATAGCGATGATTCAAGTTCTACTAGTAGTCTACCTCAGCGAAATTTAGAATTCTTGGAGCTCATCGGACGACTCAAA CACCTGAAAAGGACAGGATGGGTTTTAAGAAAAGTGCAAGATCCGGAAGCAGTGGCTGGCCACATGTATAGAATGGCTGTGATGTCGTTTCTAATAGAATCAGATTCGAATATCGATCGAAAAAA ATGTATGGAACTAGCCATCGTTCACGATATGGCGGAATGTATTGTTGGCGATATCACTCCGATTTGTGGAATTTCTCCGGCGGAAAAACGTCGACAAGAAGAAGCTGCCATGGGTCAATTAGTTAAACTAATTGGAAACAATAGCGAATACGTTAATAATCTATTCCAG GAATACGAACAGCAGGAAACAACAGAAGCGAAATTGGTGAAAGAATTCGATAGATTAGATATGATAATCCAAGCCTTCGAATACGAAAAGTTGGAAGGAAAACAGAGTGCTGGCAGGTTAGAAGAATTTTTCGTCTCAACCGAAGGAAAGTTTTCTACTCCGTTCGTCAAAGCAATCGTCGAAGAATTGAAAAAGCAAAGAGCTGCGTTGAGTTGA